The following DNA comes from Chelmon rostratus isolate fCheRos1 chromosome 3, fCheRos1.pri, whole genome shotgun sequence.
gctagcgTTAACTTAGCTTGTCACCGTTAACCTGTTCGCTTGTTGCTGAAGCTAACGTTGTCTTGTCAGTACCTCATTTACTGGAACTGGCAGTTACATTTAATTAACAGGgtgtttttcattgttcagcTTGTATTACTTCATTGTCCGTCCGTCTTTTGAGCACAACTGTAGTCAAATTATCTTCGTTGTTGCGTTACCGGCCACCCACCGTGCAGAAAAGCCAAATAAACTGACCTGCTCGGACTCGCGCACGGCACGTGCTGTCATTTGTCCATCACAGGTGTTCAGGCGATGCACGCGACTTATTGGATGCCTAATTAGCACCTTCTCAGTTGTCACCTCTGTCACCTTCAGCTACAGCTGTGTGGCATGGCTCAACCATGAAACAAATCAGTGTACTAAATGTAAGCCTGGGCTGCAAATAACGATTGTTGGCATTATCGGATAATCTGTTGATATCATTCGATAAATTGTTTAATTCTAAATAAGACAAAATGTCGACAAATGGTGAGAAATGTTCATCACAATCTCCCAGTTCGTCAGACCAACAGTGGAAAACCTAAAGATGTTCAATGTACAGTCAttcaagacaaagaaaaagaccaAATCCTTACAGTCTAGAAACTCAACTGTCAAAATGgttgatgattattattatttttttgattaCCACTGTTTTGTTGATTGATTAATCGCCCTCGTGGTCTAATGTTTCAGGacaaatgtaaacatgtaattCAACAGCTTAGTGTTAAGACACTCTGATCACGATGTATTTCAACAGGGTTTGAAcagacagtgaagctgctggaaAGACCTCTTGACGTCCCTCCCGCTCAGGACAACAAAGGCAGCTcctcacacagcagagcagcagattgAAAGCTTCCATCAGACTCATGACTGTTTGAAGGGACGTGGACCCACTGTGGCCCATGCACTGTACCCGTTTCCCACCCTGCCCTCCTTATCCCTCAAGCTGACGCAAAACCCCAGACACctaccccccctcccccatcccCACTCCCACCCCATCCCTAGCGACTCTCCACCTCCTGCCATGGCGCCCGGCACAGAGACCGTGCACTACATCCACCTTCACAACTCCAGCCAGTCGGTGCTGGAAGCCCTGCGGACGCAGCGGCGCGAGGGGCTCTTCTGCGATGTGACGGTGCGGATACATGATGCTTCACTACGCGCCCACGCCTGTGTCCTGGCAGCTGGCAGCCCCTTCTTCCAGGACAAGCTGCTGCTGGGCCACTCTGAAATCTCTGTGCCACCCCTGGTGCCCGCCGAAACCGTGAAGCAGCTTGTGGATTTCATGTACAGCGGCTCACTGGTGGTGCTGCAGTCGCAGGCCCTCTGCATCCTCACTGCTGCCAGCATCCTGCAGATTAAGACGGTCATTGACGAGTGCACCCAGATCATCTCTCAGAGGAAGGCAGCGGCAGGGGCGGCGAGTGCAGCcgcagcggcggcggcagcagcagtgggaggAGGGATGCTCGGAGGAGTTCTGCCTAAACAAGAAGAGCGCGGCGGGGGAAAcgggacagagagaggcagcagtggGAGCTGTTCTGGTGGAGGTTACGCAAAGTTCTCTAACTTCCTGGCTGAATGTGGGGCAAGTAACATGGGCGGGGGGTTGGGGGGTGCCGGTGTTAGCGTCAATGATAGCGGCCCGGGCCCAATGGAGCAAGCCAACACCGTGAGTCTGATGCCGCTAGGTGACATGGGCCCTGGCTCCATGTGTGGAGGTGACGGACTGGGCTCTGGGGCCGGCACAATCCTCATGAAGCAGAGCTCCAGCTGTACTCAGGACGTCAGGTACAAGCTCCGAGACCTCTTGGCACAGTCGGCCAACGGAGCCAGCACGAGTAGCACAGGAAACCTCTCAGCGGGCTGCAGCTCCGGTGTGGGCAGTGTGGACAGCATCGGCAGGGACAGCCTCCGTGGCAATACAACTGACCTCTCTGATGACCTGGTGGGGATGGACAGATACAGCGAGGAGGACGACTTGGACGGGAGAGAGCGGGgaagagacggagacagagacagggggGCGAGCCACAGCCGCAAGCAGAGGCAGCCGCTAAGACTCCAGGTAGAGGGATAAGGGGAAGggttgccatggttacagcTTTCAGGCATGCAGAGCTGCAAcgctttgcttttctttctttttctgcttttccctctTCTCACACTGCATTGGCGTATATAGCTGAGATGTTTCTGCACTTTGCACAATTGAAGAGAAGCTCTCGTCTTAACTTCTGCAGTAATTGCCTTGTTGATATTCTATGGACTTCTGCATATTTACTGTAGGTCATTAAACTAATTAGTACCTGCTTGAAGGGGCTGTGGCCGGGTCGATGCACTGTTGTTCTGATAGATCTTCTTATATCTGCTGTCACTTTTGTGAACATCATTTCTTCACTACTCAAAATTGAAAAGGACCTTTTTTCTCTCTAGGTgctgggaggagagggagtggtGGTGAAGGATGAAGGGGTTCAGGACACAGATGGGACTGTCTATGCCTTGGAGGATGGGAGACGAGCCGGAGAGCAGGAGGGCTCCCAGGAATCCATGGCAGGCTTTGGACAGGTGGGTTTAACTCAGAGATGAGCTGCAGATATGGGAGCAAGTGAAAAAGAGCAACTGATAAAAGAAAACCATATTAGACATGTAAAGCTCACTTTTATTGAACgttttaataatttattgatGCTGACTACTGACTACTGCTTGCAGAAAGGTGTTCAGAGCACAAAACATCTTGTGGATTTGAAGTGTTGAGCCTTGATTTCAAGGAAATATTTTGGTCGAAAATATTGCATTTTGCTTCAGAGGGAAACTTTTACCTTATTGTCTTTGATTTAATCTCAGCATTTCTGTCACAAGTCCTGAAGTAAGTAGGGGGGGAACATGGTGGAGCAGGTTTATGCCGCAGCCTGCTGTACCCTGCAGACTACACAAGGAACATCTGCCACACAGTCAAAAGGATTCAGCTTTGCCTGTCAGGTTTCTCAAAAGTGCTGCAGAGTAAGTCAGATTGGAGATGGATGAATCCACTCAATTTAGGGGGTTAAGGAGTTATGTTTTTCATGCAAAGCACGTGATCGTCAATTTACCCGACACTCCTTGAATTAATCTAATCTTCTGTCTTTGAGCAGCGTTCCTGTTGTGCTGTGAAGAGATTTCTTGCTTGCATATCTCAGCACAGACTATTTAAAAACCAAGTCATAGAGAACTGCACTACTTGCTCCTCGCTGCTAGAAGTGTAGCACTGCAAAATGGTATGcgattattatatattttttcaggttttaatgATAAAACTGTGATCAAAAAGATTTTAGTTTAcggaaatgaaaataaaactagactttagaaaaaaggaaaactaacTGAAACGTTATCATCTCATGCTGGAAATCGCAGCTTGTATGTTGCACATTAGGCAAAACAGGCCCTGATCACAAAGCAGGCAGAGGTGAGATTTTGATAATTTTTATTACCAAAGGTCTGTAATCAGATGTCATCATCCAGATGACCTGTCCAGATACAGGTCACGTGCTCATACCAGGTGGAAAAGGTGGGTCTGTGAGACCAATTTTGTTCAATGTTGCCAATTCGTTTTCAGAACTGCTTTATTACAATATTGGATTTACAGCATTGTATCAGTATGATGAAGTGTTTTGATTTGTCAGATGTTGAATTTAGTCAGTTAACCaaaaacagatatttccctctggtTATTTATGCAAATGGTTTTTAAATGAGTTTGCAGAAAATACACTAAATACTGATTTTAATCCATATTGCCTTCCTTTATGTGGCTGGTTGCACTCCACTGCCTCTCTGACTAACAAGCAAAGCGTTGACTCATGTTGggattttctgctgcttcaccttTGACAAGCTCCACCTATGTCGGCATTTCTTTTCAGATTATCTCTGCGGCCATACATCAAGGTGTACTTTCATCACACCTCTGTTTTGACAGTTATGTAGCTTGACTGGTTGGACTGCACAGTGCAGTTGATTGTTGTAATGTCTGCTCTCGTGCATGCGTAGGATTGGGGGAAATGTAAAAATAGCGAGGGATGTGGTCTGTTCATGTAAGGAGACACAGTGGAGTACTAAGAaatgtgtttgcacacatgGGCTTAGGTGAACACGTTTCACCAAAGGAGCTAGAGTACTGACATACACAGGATCTACACATATGGAACAGGTGAGGGTTGTACACTTTTTCAACAATCACCGAACTGAAGCAACACCTTAGAGACATCTTAGAGATGTGTGTTACGATCTttaaataagtgtgtgtgtgtatgtgtgtgtgtgtttctttcaggATTTCTATGATGAGCAGGGGGTGTTTTCAGAGAGTTTCTGGCCCCAGAGTGAACCTCCTCAGGCCATGGCTTTCAACCCCAGAGGAAGGGTCAACAAGCCTCTGACTCCACCTCCAACCACACAGTCCATCAACAACCAGGTGAGTGTCAAACATCATACAGTGTGATAACATCTTTAATAATCTTTAATCTGTACTGCAATTACAGCAGGTTTCTGCAAATTGGATTTGCTGAAAGATTATCAGAGCGATGCGAATGTGCCAGAGGCAGAGTTACAGTTACAGAGTGTGTCACAGttggaaaacaaacatattcTTGACAGTAACGGATGCAAAGAATTCCGCCTGGTCAGACTGGATGCTGCTCTGCTAATATTCCAAATTTCagctctttctttgtgtgtatcATCCAGCATATAAACCAGGATCAGCAGGGACATTGACTCTGACATTGACATGACAGTGTCATGTAGAGTTGTAGGCTATTAACTTTTAGATTACATCTCAGTCAAATGTTTTGTGATACATATTGCAGTGCTGCTTTAAAGGAGCAATATGTaagagttttattttaaaacattcaaaatctgTTGAACTGGTTTTCTTGCTGGGTTTGGCTCGGGGAACCGGTGGGCTGACCCTGCCATGACCCCTGCTGACCTCTCTTTCGGGTGCCTCTCCCCGCCTTCGCACAGATTTAAAGTACTCAGCACACTGAGGCTATTTTGCAGAGTGGTGGCGACTGAGTTGTCTGTGGacatttctgtacatttaacAGCGTTGGGGGGCAGATAGGTTAactatgaatgaatgagttttGTGGCTGGTTTGCCCTCAGGACCTATGACATTCACATACAAGACAAGGTGAGTATTGTAAATGCTCAGTCTCTAAAAGGCATTCATTTAGCACAGACATTGActgcatttcttctgtttttttttttttttttttgctatgaTGAGGTGATTGACAGAAAGCGGAATTTAACGCAATGCGGCActaaaattaaagaaaaacactcaactcaaaacaatgacacaaaGATAACACAGAAAGCTAAATGAAGGCGTCAGTTATAatgtgatggattttttttcccata
Coding sequences within:
- the zbtb45 gene encoding zinc finger and BTB domain-containing protein 45; this translates as MAPGTETVHYIHLHNSSQSVLEALRTQRREGLFCDVTVRIHDASLRAHACVLAAGSPFFQDKLLLGHSEISVPPLVPAETVKQLVDFMYSGSLVVLQSQALCILTAASILQIKTVIDECTQIISQRKAAAGAASAAAAAAAAAVGGGMLGGVLPKQEERGGGNGTERGSSGSCSGGGYAKFSNFLAECGASNMGGGLGGAGVSVNDSGPGPMEQANTVSLMPLGDMGPGSMCGGDGLGSGAGTILMKQSSSCTQDVRYKLRDLLAQSANGASTSSTGNLSAGCSSGVGSVDSIGRDSLRGNTTDLSDDLVGMDRYSEEDDLDGRERGRDGDRDRGASHSRKQRQPLRLQVLGGEGVVVKDEGVQDTDGTVYALEDGRRAGEQEGSQESMAGFGQDFYDEQGVFSESFWPQSEPPQAMAFNPRGRVNKPLTPPPTTQSINNQLLFQYPVSQSQPAPFYVGGPMGGIDSMAGTEPSQQAPPPAPMTPAPPPSASSCSAGPSPSSQGSETSFDCTHCGKSLRSRKNYSKHMFIHSGQKPHQCSICWRSFSLRDYLLKHMVVHTGVRAFQCSMCGKRFTQKSSLNVHMRTHRAERTFQCNVCHRAFTHRTLLERHALQHAHHAPQAQGQGQGRGPDMTSPNKHSPPALGGPSGMAGAAGMVGSMANMPSHGASST